The proteins below come from a single Beutenbergia cavernae DSM 12333 genomic window:
- the tdh gene encoding L-threonine 3-dehydrogenase, with the protein MKALYKPAAGPGLELVERPEPEAGPDEVKIRVLRTGICGTDLHIESWDAWAASAVAAPLIPGHELYGEVVAVGDAVHEVRVGDRVSGEGHIVCGICRNCRAGRRQMCIRTKGLGVQRDGAFAEYVVLPESNVWVHHGGIDPDVGAIFDPFGNAVHTALRFGVVGEDVLVTGSGPIGLMAIAVARHVGARFVVATDVSPHRLDLALGMGADHVVDVRTERVHSAQEALGMREGFDVGFEMSGAPSALPEMIENMTHGASIAMLGLPAGQISVDWGAVVTRMITISGIYGRQMFETWFAMDAMLATSEVLRERVASVITDRFAAGDWELGFAAAASADRGKVILDWTEV; encoded by the coding sequence ATGAAGGCGTTGTACAAGCCGGCGGCCGGACCGGGTCTCGAGCTCGTGGAGCGGCCGGAGCCGGAGGCGGGGCCGGACGAGGTCAAGATCCGAGTGCTGCGCACCGGCATCTGCGGCACCGACCTGCACATCGAGTCCTGGGACGCGTGGGCGGCGTCGGCGGTCGCGGCGCCCCTGATCCCGGGGCACGAGCTCTACGGCGAGGTCGTCGCCGTCGGCGACGCCGTGCACGAGGTCCGCGTGGGGGACCGGGTGTCCGGCGAGGGGCACATCGTGTGCGGCATCTGCCGCAACTGCCGGGCCGGACGCCGGCAGATGTGCATCCGGACGAAGGGTCTCGGGGTGCAGCGCGACGGCGCGTTCGCCGAGTACGTGGTCCTGCCCGAGAGCAACGTGTGGGTCCACCACGGCGGCATCGACCCCGACGTGGGCGCGATCTTCGACCCGTTCGGGAACGCGGTGCACACGGCGTTGCGGTTCGGCGTCGTCGGCGAGGACGTGCTGGTCACCGGGAGCGGCCCCATCGGGCTGATGGCGATCGCCGTCGCCCGGCACGTGGGCGCACGCTTCGTGGTCGCGACCGACGTGAGCCCCCACCGGCTGGACCTCGCCCTCGGGATGGGCGCGGACCACGTGGTCGACGTCCGCACCGAACGCGTCCACTCGGCCCAGGAGGCGCTCGGGATGCGCGAGGGCTTCGACGTCGGGTTCGAGATGAGCGGTGCCCCGAGCGCGTTGCCGGAGATGATCGAGAACATGACGCACGGCGCCTCGATCGCCATGCTCGGCCTCCCCGCCGGGCAGATCTCGGTGGACTGGGGTGCCGTCGTGACGCGCATGATCACGATCTCGGGCATCTACGGGCGCCAGATGTTCGAGACGTGGTTCGCCATGGACGCGATGCTGGCTACCAGCGAGGTGCTCCGCGAGCGGGTCGCGTCGGTCATCACCGACCGCTTCGCGGCGGGGGACTGGGAGCTCGGGTTCGCCGCGGCGGCGTCGGCCGACCGCGGCAAGGTCATCCTCGACTGGACGGAGGTCTGA
- a CDS encoding glycine C-acetyltransferase, with protein sequence MYGTFAQHVQGQLDEIAEAGLTKRERAIVGPQSTEVMADGARVLNFCANNYLGLADDPRLLAAAHAALDEWGYGLASVRFICGTQELHLELERRVSTFLGTDATILFSSCFDANGGVFEALFSAEDAIISDALNHASLIDGIRLCKARRLRYANRDMADLEAQLVAAADARFRIIVTDGVFSMDGYFAPLDEICDLAEAHDALVLVDDSHAVGFVGEHGRGTPERFGVADRVDLYTGTFGKALGGASGGYVSGRAEIVELLRQRARPYLFSNTIAPPIVAGTLAALDIVEGAGSERAHLKDNAALFRRLMTEAGFELLEGEHPIVPVMFGDARVTAEIAAHMQSHGVYVTAFSFPVVPRGAARIRVQLSAVHTPGEIAACVDAFVAARAAVQPAA encoded by the coding sequence GTGTACGGAACGTTCGCGCAGCACGTGCAGGGACAGCTGGACGAGATCGCCGAGGCCGGGCTCACGAAACGTGAGCGCGCGATCGTCGGCCCCCAGTCGACGGAGGTGATGGCCGACGGCGCCCGCGTGCTCAACTTCTGCGCGAACAACTACCTCGGGCTCGCCGACGACCCTCGGCTGCTCGCCGCGGCCCATGCCGCCCTTGACGAGTGGGGGTACGGCCTCGCGTCCGTCCGGTTCATCTGCGGGACGCAGGAGCTGCACCTCGAGCTCGAGCGGCGGGTGTCGACGTTCCTCGGCACGGACGCCACCATCCTGTTCTCGTCCTGCTTCGACGCCAACGGCGGCGTGTTCGAGGCGCTGTTCTCAGCGGAGGACGCGATCATCTCGGACGCGCTGAACCACGCGTCCCTCATCGACGGCATCCGCCTGTGCAAGGCGCGGCGCTTGCGGTATGCGAACCGCGACATGGCCGATCTCGAGGCGCAGCTCGTGGCCGCGGCCGACGCCCGCTTCCGGATCATCGTCACGGACGGCGTGTTCTCGATGGACGGCTACTTCGCGCCGCTCGACGAGATCTGCGACCTGGCCGAGGCCCACGACGCGCTCGTCCTCGTGGACGACTCGCACGCCGTCGGGTTCGTGGGCGAGCACGGCCGAGGCACGCCGGAGCGTTTCGGCGTCGCCGACCGGGTCGACCTGTACACCGGCACGTTCGGCAAGGCGCTGGGCGGAGCCTCCGGCGGCTACGTGAGCGGGCGCGCGGAGATCGTCGAGCTGCTCCGACAGCGCGCTCGCCCGTACCTCTTCTCGAACACGATCGCGCCGCCCATCGTGGCGGGCACGCTCGCCGCGCTCGACATCGTCGAAGGAGCGGGCAGCGAGCGCGCGCACCTGAAGGACAACGCCGCCCTGTTCCGCCGGCTCATGACCGAGGCCGGGTTCGAGCTGCTCGAGGGCGAGCACCCCATCGTCCCGGTGATGTTCGGCGACGCGCGCGTCACCGCCGAGATCGCCGCGCACATGCAGTCTCACGGTGTCTATGTCACGGCGTTCTCCTTCCCTGTCGTGCCTCGCGGCGCGGCGCGCATCCGCGTCCAGCTCTCGGCGGTGCACACGCCGGGCGAGATCGCGGCGTGCGTCGACGCGTTCGTGGCGGCGCGCGCGGCCGTCCAGCCCGCCGCGTAG
- a CDS encoding WXG100 family type VII secretion target produces MTRFEVDAAAVAEAGASARASGAVIATEVAAMMRHLATLEASWHGSAASSFTALMAQWRGTQAQVEASLEQITLALDTAARQYSEAETSAIRMFAV; encoded by the coding sequence ATGACACGGTTCGAGGTCGACGCCGCAGCTGTGGCCGAGGCGGGGGCGTCCGCGCGAGCGTCGGGGGCGGTCATCGCCACGGAGGTCGCCGCGATGATGCGCCACCTGGCCACGCTGGAGGCGAGCTGGCACGGGAGCGCGGCGAGCAGCTTCACGGCGCTCATGGCGCAGTGGCGCGGCACCCAGGCGCAGGTCGAGGCCTCGCTCGAGCAGATCACGCTCGCGCTCGACACGGCGGCGCGGCAGTACAGCGAGGCGGAGACCTCCGCGATCCGGATGTTCGCGGTGTAG